Proteins co-encoded in one Nitratireductor kimnyeongensis genomic window:
- a CDS encoding TRAP transporter large permease → MDPVLIGELLSGLMFFGIIGFLLLGFPVAFTLAGVSLMFGLVGMWFGVFDPSNFGSLANRYIGYMTNEVLVAVPLFIFMGVMLERSKIAEQLLLTMGKLFGNLRGGLGISVIIVGALLAASTGVVGATVVTMGLISLPAMLRANYDPRLATGVICASGTLGQIIPPSTVLIFMGDMLSGINAQVQMAKGNFAPVPVSVGDLFAGALLPGVLLVGLYLGWTLLKAIFDPASCPATPVPAEEKKELLGEVAVALLPPLLLIMAVLGSILGGIATPTEAASVGAVGAMVLAALRWRLSFAVLRETAIATASITCMVFIILFGASVFSIVFRLMGGDNLVHEFLANLPGGTLAAVAVVMFIMFLLGFILDTFEIIFIVIPITAPILLALDVDPVWLGVLVGVNLQTSFLTPPFGFALFYLRGVAPDSVKTSMIYKGVFPFVLLQLLAIAIMFMFPEIATWLPRAIYS, encoded by the coding sequence ATGGATCCGGTTCTGATTGGCGAGCTCCTTTCGGGGCTCATGTTCTTCGGCATTATCGGCTTTCTTCTACTGGGCTTTCCCGTCGCCTTCACGCTGGCCGGCGTGTCGCTCATGTTCGGTCTTGTCGGCATGTGGTTCGGCGTGTTCGATCCCTCGAATTTCGGCAGCCTGGCAAACCGCTATATCGGCTACATGACCAATGAGGTGCTTGTTGCTGTCCCGCTCTTTATTTTCATGGGCGTGATGCTTGAGCGCTCCAAGATCGCCGAGCAGTTGCTTCTGACCATGGGCAAGCTCTTCGGCAATCTGCGGGGCGGGCTTGGCATATCTGTCATCATCGTGGGCGCGCTTCTGGCCGCATCCACCGGCGTGGTGGGCGCCACCGTTGTGACCATGGGCCTGATCTCGCTGCCGGCAATGCTGCGCGCGAATTATGATCCCCGGCTTGCGACCGGCGTCATCTGCGCGTCGGGCACGCTCGGCCAGATCATCCCGCCCTCCACTGTTCTCATCTTCATGGGCGACATGCTTTCGGGCATCAATGCGCAGGTGCAAATGGCCAAGGGCAACTTCGCCCCGGTTCCTGTATCGGTGGGCGACCTCTTCGCGGGCGCTCTTCTCCCCGGTGTGCTGCTAGTCGGCCTTTATCTCGGATGGACGCTCCTGAAAGCGATTTTCGATCCGGCCTCCTGTCCAGCCACCCCGGTTCCCGCGGAAGAGAAGAAGGAACTGCTGGGAGAGGTCGCAGTCGCGCTCTTGCCCCCGCTGCTGCTCATCATGGCCGTACTCGGATCCATCCTCGGTGGCATTGCAACACCGACAGAAGCCGCCTCCGTGGGCGCTGTCGGCGCGATGGTGCTTGCCGCGCTGCGCTGGCGACTCTCCTTTGCCGTGCTGCGGGAAACGGCAATCGCCACGGCCTCCATCACCTGTATGGTGTTCATCATCCTGTTCGGCGCTTCGGTGTTTTCCATCGTTTTCCGCCTGATGGGTGGCGATAATCTGGTGCATGAGTTCCTCGCCAACCTGCCCGGCGGCACGCTGGCGGCGGTCGCCGTGGTGATGTTCATCATGTTCCTGCTGGGTTTCATTCTCGACACGTTCGAGATCATCTTCATTGTTATCCCGATCACCGCACCGATCCTGCTTGCGCTCGATGTCGATCCGGTCTGGCTTGGCGTTCTTGTCGGCGTGAACCTGCAGACAAGCTTTCTCACGCCACCTTTCGGCTTCGCACTGTTCTATCTCCGCGGAGTGGCGCCCGATTCAGTGAAGACGTCCATGATCTACAAGGGGGTCTTCCCCTTCGTGCTGCTGCAGCTCCTGGCCATAGCGATCATGTTCATGTTCCCCGAGATCGCCACCTGGTTGCCCAGAGCAATCTACAGCTAG
- a CDS encoding TRAP transporter small permease subunit has protein sequence MRAIAFLVRAISGLNALVGNVFSWLSLAIVLVCFTVVVQRYVFSTSFVWMQDLYIWLNGAMFTAVAGFALLRNDHVRVDIFYRPASTRRKAIVDLIGVILFLFPFSWIVFYYGWSFVSRAWRLGEASANVGGMPGLFILKAFILGFAVLLALQGLAMALRSILVLSDREDLLPEGLRYEISDDEQPEANV, from the coding sequence GTGCGCGCAATAGCTTTTCTGGTCCGCGCAATCAGCGGTCTTAACGCCCTTGTCGGCAATGTCTTTTCCTGGCTGTCGCTGGCCATCGTTTTGGTTTGCTTCACCGTTGTGGTTCAACGTTACGTCTTTTCAACCAGTTTTGTATGGATGCAGGATCTCTACATCTGGCTGAACGGGGCGATGTTTACAGCCGTCGCCGGTTTCGCTCTTCTCAGAAACGACCACGTGCGGGTGGATATTTTCTACAGGCCAGCCAGCACCCGACGCAAAGCGATCGTGGATCTGATCGGTGTGATCCTCTTTCTTTTCCCATTCTCCTGGATCGTTTTCTACTACGGTTGGAGCTTCGTCAGCCGTGCCTGGCGATTGGGAGAAGCATCCGCCAATGTGGGCGGCATGCCAGGGCTGTTCATTCTAAAGGCCTTCATACTCGGCTTTGCCGTTCTGCTTGCTCTGCAGGGCCTAGCAATGGCGCTGCGCTCGATTTTGGTCCTGAGTGACAGGGAAGACCTGTTACCGGAAGGCCTGCGCTACGAAATCAGTGACGACGAACAGCCGGAGGCGAACGTTTGA
- a CDS encoding TRAP transporter substrate-binding protein: MDRRSFLGKAGLAAAGAGAATFATPAIAQGNQTWRMVTTWPKNFPGLGVGAQRLADRITAASDGRLTVQVYSAGELVPPLQSLDAVIDGSAEMSHGAAYYWQNKSPALSFFTGVPFGMTSREMAAWVRYMGGQEIWDEIYDQFGVQGFLSGDTGTQAGGWFREELTGLDSVKGLRFRTPGLGGRVWEKLGATVTNMAAGEIFQALQSGTLDAAEFVGPYNDLALGFYQVAKNYYFPSFVEPGLATELVVNKAKYQELPSDLQAIVKDVCQAEYDQVASDFYANDPRALKTLVDEHGVNVRQFPDDIIEAGAKAATEILGELRDSDDALTKKTTESFIESLNILRTRTEGTDGAFVEARKKYFSI, translated from the coding sequence ATGGATCGTCGTTCTTTCCTAGGGAAAGCAGGACTGGCCGCCGCAGGGGCGGGTGCTGCCACATTCGCCACGCCGGCGATTGCGCAGGGCAACCAGACCTGGCGCATGGTCACCACTTGGCCGAAAAATTTTCCGGGCCTGGGCGTTGGCGCTCAACGCCTTGCAGATCGCATCACGGCAGCTTCCGACGGTCGGTTGACCGTGCAGGTCTACTCTGCAGGTGAGCTTGTTCCGCCGCTGCAGTCGCTCGATGCCGTCATCGACGGTTCGGCTGAGATGAGCCACGGCGCAGCTTATTACTGGCAGAACAAGAGCCCGGCCCTTTCCTTCTTTACGGGTGTGCCTTTCGGCATGACCTCGCGTGAGATGGCGGCTTGGGTCCGCTATATGGGCGGTCAGGAAATCTGGGACGAGATTTATGACCAGTTCGGCGTTCAGGGCTTCCTGTCCGGCGATACGGGGACACAGGCTGGTGGCTGGTTCCGCGAGGAACTGACGGGTCTGGATTCCGTAAAAGGTCTGCGTTTCCGCACACCTGGCCTCGGCGGCCGCGTATGGGAAAAGCTTGGCGCGACGGTTACGAACATGGCTGCCGGCGAAATCTTCCAGGCGCTTCAGTCGGGCACGCTCGATGCGGCTGAGTTTGTCGGTCCATACAATGATCTGGCACTTGGCTTCTATCAGGTGGCCAAGAACTATTACTTCCCGAGCTTTGTGGAACCGGGTCTGGCGACCGAGCTTGTGGTCAACAAGGCGAAATACCAGGAACTGCCCTCTGACCTGCAGGCGATCGTCAAGGATGTCTGCCAGGCGGAGTATGATCAGGTGGCCTCGGATTTCTACGCCAATGACCCGCGTGCCCTGAAGACGCTCGTCGATGAGCATGGCGTCAACGTTCGCCAGTTCCCCGACGACATCATCGAGGCAGGCGCAAAGGCTGCAACCGAGATTCTCGGTGAGCTGCGCGACTCCGATGACGCTCTGACGAAGAAGACGACCGAGAGCTTCATCGAGTCGCTGAACATTCTGCGCACCCGTACGGAAGGCACCGACGGTGCTTTCGTCGAGGCTCGCAAGAAGTACTTCTCGATCTGA
- a CDS encoding TRAP transporter small permease subunit, giving the protein MAGLLGLSRLIDAVNQFIGKQVSWLILVAVLVSAYNAIIRFLGNGLPAYLPIPRASNSLLELQWYLYGTVFMLASAYTLQRNEHIRIDIISSLFSKRTRDWIDLFCHVFFLLPFVSLIVWLSWPWFRRSFLSGEISANASGLIIWPAKFMVLAGFVLLTAQAISEIVKRYAVLRGLIDEPTPQHEIHPAAEAAIEMEEKRDD; this is encoded by the coding sequence ATGGCGGGGCTTCTTGGCCTTTCGCGCCTCATTGATGCTGTCAACCAATTCATCGGCAAGCAGGTCTCTTGGCTGATCCTTGTTGCGGTACTGGTATCAGCCTACAACGCCATCATTCGGTTTCTCGGTAACGGCCTGCCTGCCTATCTGCCGATACCGAGGGCATCCAACAGCCTGCTTGAGCTGCAATGGTACCTCTATGGCACCGTGTTCATGCTCGCATCCGCCTACACTCTGCAGCGCAATGAGCACATTCGCATCGATATCATTTCGAGCCTGTTCTCGAAGCGGACGCGGGATTGGATCGACCTCTTCTGCCACGTATTCTTTTTGCTCCCCTTCGTCTCCCTGATCGTCTGGTTGAGCTGGCCCTGGTTCAGACGCTCTTTCCTTTCTGGCGAGATTTCCGCCAATGCGAGTGGTCTGATCATCTGGCCGGCCAAGTTCATGGTACTCGCCGGCTTCGTTCTTTTGACGGCGCAGGCCATATCCGAAATCGTCAAGCGATATGCGGTCCTGCGCGGACTGATCGACGAACCTACCCCTCAACACGAGATCCATCCGGCAGCCGAAGCAGCCATTGAGATGGAGGAGAAGCGCGATGATTGA